The Primulina tabacum isolate GXHZ01 chromosome 16, ASM2559414v2, whole genome shotgun sequence genome window below encodes:
- the LOC142528978 gene encoding SNF1-related protein kinase regulatory subunit beta-1-like, with translation MNQKILQRSGKDHSILLVLPPGIYCYRFTVDGEVKYAPDLPCDSDEMGRRCNLLDVNNYVPENLDSVAEFDAPPSPDSSYSQAFPGDEDFAKDPMLVPPQLQSTVFDSENCKETTSSSKPQHVELNHLFVEQGCLSQSVVALGLTHRFRSKYVTVVLYKPLKR, from the exons ATGAATCA GAAAATACTCCAGAGATCAGGCAAAGACCACTCAATTCTCTTGGTCCTCCCACCAGGTATATACTGTTACAGATTCACTGTGGATGGTGAAGTGAAATATGCTCCAGATCTTCCGTGCGACTCTGATGAGATGGGTCGTCGCTGTAATCTTCTTGATGTCAAT AATTATGTTCCGGAAAACCTTGACAGTGTGGCAGAGTTTGACGCTCCCCCATCACCGGACTCCAGCTACAGTCAAGCTTTCCCTGGAGATGAAGATTTTGCTAAGGATCCGATGTTGGTTCCACCACAACTCCAATCAACTGTGTTTGACTCTGAAAACTGTAAAGAGACCACTTCTTCGTCGAAACCCCAGCATGTGGAGCTTAACCACCTGTTTGTAGAGCAAGGATGTTTGTCTCAGTCTGTTGTTGCTCTGGGTCTGACTCATCGGTTCCGATCCAAGTATGTGACCGTGGTCCTTTATAAACCACTCAAGAGATGA